Genomic DNA from Asterias amurensis chromosome 2, ASM3211899v1:
tttaaaaaaaattttttttattccatttaaAGGAACCAGGTGCTCCTGATGATTGTGCTGTTCGGATTTTTGTCGAGTTTCAGAGAGTGGAATCTGCCATCAAAGGTAAGCCAATGATTTTAAGAAACTCCACAAATGTTTTGAGTTTGAGAATCCAGGCACTTTAAATTGTTAACCCTTTCATGTATTATTATATTGATAAAATGGGCACATCCAGACAGAATTtgatggcaataaaaacctttggttagagGACTTAAGCAGTGTTTgatagttttaaaacattttgagaaacatttcacttttttaagtactgtggttatgtaaaaagatgtttttatgccccaaaactTGAATTTGAGAGGTGTTAGATTTCCTATTTGGGGTTGTTCTTCTGTGTTAACATATTTGCTGTGGATTGTTGGTGATAGCTTATAAGCTTGTAGAATGAAATGTTCAGATGATAGTTTTGATTGTAATATCTACAATTGTATAACAATCGCacgattccaaaaaccaaatgaACACTTTGTCTTAACCACCTTGGCTCTAATCCTAAGGAAACCACTTTTAAGTCGGATCTCAGATTTTGCCCCATCTTAAAAGTCGTTGGTCCTGtgcgttgtgtaatgcacgCAATGATCCGAGTAATACTTATAGCTAAGagaagggttcgccccggtgttcctggctgtggctgctgaatgcgctgtagcaccttgtaaaccattataagatgctacataattgggtctccaAATTCATAACTAGGAGAAggctaagagaaggggtttgccccggtgttcctggctgtggctgctgaatgcgctgtagcaccttgtagcaccttgtaaaccattataagatgctacataattgggtctccgaattcataacttcaataacctatctttctaaaAGAAtgtatactaagcgccttgagtaccttgttggtagatatgtgTGCTTTATAAGACGTTGGTATAATTATTGTCTTCCTTTTGTTTCTTGCAGCTGTGGTGGACTTAAATGGGCGTTGGTTTGGAGGGAGGGAGGTCAGAGCAAGCTTTTATGAAGTCAGCAAATTCCAACGCTATGAGTTAGATGCCAAAGATTGATAGGAATGAACAGTCAGACATAGATACGATGCTGAGGGGAACCATCATTCCCCAAACGGTGATCATTAATACTTCCATTGGGTGATACGGTTCCCAATTAGGGTACCAGTATATCCCGATGGGGGTCATTTAGCTGTTTGTTCCTGTTTAAATCTTCATTGGGAGAAGTGGCTACCGATCAGGGTAAAAGAATACTCTGTATGTGAGACTGGATGGCGTGATTTGAACACTAGAGGgtgcaaacatttttttctcctGAATTTTTCCTCGATATTATACAGCTCCTTGCCACCTGACAATTGTGTTCAATTGTGTTACAAATGTACACGTCTTCTAATGAAAAATTACTTACTGAAAAATATTGGTGAAAATGTGTGTCAAACCTACGAAAAATGGCTCGCCGAAGTTCTGTCAATGGACGTTCATGCTTGGGGGACACACTCTCCGTTGCAGGACATTATCCGTGTTGAGCATGGCGGGCAGAATCAGCTATCGAGAGACAGTTTATCGTAGGAGATAGTCTTGGGGGACGTTGTACCCTAGACAAGTCGGGTAAAGTTGTCTACGGGGACAGATTCaccgggggaggggggggggttgggagAATATTCGTCCACACCATGccagcacattaatccggaggttgcaATACCCATACTagtcatgtttttttgttttttttaactctcATTTGTAAAATACTTTGTAGGCAAACTATCTCTGCGATGCTCAGCAGGAAGTATTGGTGTATGTCATTATTGGCCAAGCAGATAAgagaaccagtcacaaacaattGTCGATTTTAGTTCATACCAGGAATTGCCCTTCGCTTTCTccagaactagttattattctTTCACTTGTCTGTTAGCTTCATCATCAGTCCATTTTTCATATTTAAGtcgggatgcttttcaacacaaGGAACTAGCCAACCTGACTTGGAGAGAATTCCAACTGGCTCCGAGGTGTTTTAACTAAGCATATGGCTAGCGGACGACTGTTGTATGAGGTAGAATCGTGCATACACAAAAATGTCGCAAGTTCCCCAAATAAAGCAATTTCATCgcatttaaaattaatctttcaGTCAATACAGGTCGGTAACAAGTtagggtttttattttaacacatttttcCATCAATTAGCAAATTAGAAAAGCCCATTTGTAATTTAATTTGAGAGATTGGACCACTACAGACGCCAACATTATAACATGGATATATAGATTAAATCATGACTGCAGTATGTTAATATAAAAGAAAGAGCTGAAGGTACAGGTGTTTTGTAGCCACAATATTTTTGAGATTacgtttattattatatttgtctATGTGTGCAGAGCTATGTTTGACACAGCACCATGTAGTTTACAAAAGGTGCTATGGTGCAATCTGCAGCCACTCTGACCAGaaaacaccggggtgaaccttGTCTCGTAAAGGCaacagacactattggtgattactcaaaagaacatttagcataaaaacttacttgttaaagagcaataaagagctgttgatagtataaaacattgtgagaaacagctccctctgaagtaatgtagtttttggagaaaggtaatttctcactcaaatgagtaaatacttcaggcctgaaaccttttataggcatctgaaagcacacaaatttgtgcaacaagggtgctttatttttttttttttctaataacttttttttattctaataactttgatgaccaattgaatccaacttcaaaggtttgtttttttatgcatatgttgagataaactaagttagaatactggtctttagcaATTATCAAAGGTGCCCGGTCTCTTTAACGATAAGTGTACTGGTTAATATTCTCAGATGATTAATACCAATGAAACTAGATGCACACACCCGCCTGATGAGTCATATTGGCTCGGAACAGACTTCGACAATACTGTTCATAAAATGTTTCAGCTGTTCTGCAAAGTTGTTCAATGAAACACCTGTGGATTACTGGGATCCAACGAAATTCAAGCTACCAACATTTTGAGATTTCTTGTATGATAGCCAGCTCAGATTGGATGAAACAGGTCCTGAGAGTTTGTGTTGACCAATTAAATTAAAGCTGTCATCATGTTGGGGCTTGGGGTGTCTCTGTGGGCCGCATGTCTTCCGAGTTGTCTGAGGACTTTGTTGATTCtgggaaaaacacaattgtgagaaaatttgagtgttagaaatgttttaaactgaaatttgataaactgtattatttttaataacatTTAGACTTACTCAAGTTTGGTCAAACTTTGTACCAGGAGGTATATTACTGCTTTGGGTTCagtgctcaatttcatagagctgcttaagcacaaaaagtagctaagcacaataacattttgcttaccagaataaggttacccgccaaactaccatgtcataatgtacaatttgttactggtatcctggTCAAAAAAGAACCGGTGAATGGGACGCTTGCTGGTGTCCCCAAAGTGTCCATTTGAAAGCACAAACTTGCAATCGTGGGTAATAGGTTTACTACGGTAAaggattaaaggcactggacatgtttggtaattggtataacttggtatatcccaacataattttatgcatgaaataacaaacctgtgaacatttttactcaattggtcatcgaatttgcaagggAATAAAGAAAATCCCTCGTTGCCTTactttgtgtacttttagatgcataataaaaggcttcagctgaagtcttttattaattgACTGAGAAAAGACCTCTTTCActtctgttacttcagagcgagccgtttcccacaactttttctactatcaacagctctccattgcgcattaccaagtaagttgttatgctaacaattattttgagtcaatcTAAATGCCTTGGTGTGGTCAGAAAATACCTACCATTAACTTTGTGTTTTGATTTCACAAGAGCCCTTTGCATGGAGATTCTCTTGTCCGTGTGACATTTGTATTTCCACTGTTTGCCAGTTGAGGGCGCTGTCTCTTGACCTAGGTAGAGGATTGTAATACGCTTCATGTAGTTTATAGTTGGTTGGGTATTGAGTAGTAGAgaaattttgtttgtgcaaaaTTATTTAAGGTTCATCGGTAAGTTGGTACCAGCATCCTCTACGATAGTCTACTACGGTATTATAGTCTGTTGTTGCATtgattgtggggggggggggggaagttgTATCCCTGAAGCTAATTCAGACATCCAAAAGCTAGGTTATAGGTGTATCAATAGCTGCTGGGGCACTAGTTGGCTGCAGGTAAAATCCATTACTCTCAGAAACTAACCACAAGCTCAGAGAAATGTCAACAATAGAAGTTCATTGACCTGGTACGTCTGCATGCTTTTGTGTCCAAAAGTTTGCTAtatgtgttaaaaaaaagggtCAAGCCCTGTTAATATGTCGTGGAATGCGAAGTGTATGCGAATTTAGCCGTCATGGGGCTGTTTTCAcagtgaatgtttcgcaggagtttgagcacaagtcaactgatgcaaagtattcgttgcaaatttgttacgtcaaaattcgtatcgcattcgcaggaagtattaaGCGTGCGTAAGTGGAGGAATATTCGGGTGTGAGTTATAAATGGCCTTCACAGTCTCTGGCTCTATTGATAAGAGATCAACCCCTTGCCTTCATTTTCCGATGTCTTCTCGAATATAACGGCTGTACCCAGCATGTTCTTGTGTTGTCCAGTGAAGACATAACTTCCAAGTTGCAAGACCGGCTCGTTCGTCTCAACACCCTGAAAGAATGGaagtacattacttcaaagtaaacagttttaaaaaaggTTTGTGTTTATCTCTTTCGTCTTGTTCTCTTGTCTTTTCTTGATGAATACTGCATCAACACCCCTTCTCAAAAGTTCACATGGGCAGTGAAATTTTTAACCATGGTTCTTGGTTCTTCATGCTAACTTACACAAGACCttcagctttacgtcccatccaaaggtcaaagcaataatggtttgtGTCTTTCTATgacccgaacccacactttgctgttCATAACACCAGAGTTCAAGTCTGATACTCTAAACTGCGTGGCCACAACATGCCATCTGCTCACTTGGAGAGATGGGTAGTTTTTTAAACTGAGGGTTAGGTATTAGGGGACATTCTTTGTGGCAGGACACTGGTCATCTGTTCTTCcttgccactcactggcttcAAATTTTAATCCATTTTGTTTCTGTGTATCTTAATTTATCTATTGAATATTTCTATGCCAGTGTAAAGCgtaataaaactaaactaaaacttgGTTACAAACGAAAGGTCATACAAAAAGATACATGGTGGATGCTCTTGACAATCTTATAAAGCTGTTTTACCGTACAACAAATATAGGCGCATTGTAGCTAAGCTTTGAATGATGGTGATAATACTTTTACATTAAATTAATGGCAGTGCAACTGGTGGCCCGATAAATAATGTCAAAGAAATACACTTGACTCCTTCCCTCTGTAGCACTATTTTTTGGGCTATGCTACTGGCTCGATGTACTTCACATACCAGAACTTTTAAATTGGACTTCCGACATTTTGCTAGATAGTCCGAGTCGATAATCCCCGACAGTTCCACAACAACAAGTTCCTcctggtaaacaaaaaaaaagaaaaaaaagataatgaGTGACAAGTTCAAGAGATGAATAGATAGAGTTGTTGTTGTCCAAGCCTTTCACTGAGTGTCATTAATATGTTACAGAGCTACATACTTGCCTACGTTAAAACTCGGctgaggtttgttccgctatcgtGAACGAACCTCAGTTCTAGGAGTCTTGGCTTTTTTTGTCTGTATTAAAGTCAGGATAGGGATAGTATAGTACTAGTATTTAAGTTGCCACTGCTCCCACAAGCAGGGGATAAAATGTcggtcaccgtggtcaagtggttagactgcaggacttgcaatcacaaggttgtgggtttgaatcccccagctaaccgctgatttcacaatgactagaattaatattgtcgtctagttacttactgaatcacaatttcttgatttgtgttatTCATAATCATTTCATAGAcgttaaacttaaaaaaaacaatgtttgtatgCAAGCAtacattttacaaacatttgttatatttgacattgaattgaattgaagctACATCGCTGCACAGACAGAGTCTGACTCTGAGTATACCATCAATTCTAAAAAGCAATGTATTTACAAGTTCTCTGAACTAGCtgtcacgtgatcacatgtaaacattgtaGCGTAATCGGTCTATTAGTACTTAGGCCTACCATgcttataatattaatattgtcATTGCATGCATTGCATGCCATGCCGCAAATTGCTGAATTCGTGTACACAACACAACaagcaaaatgctttaaaagtagaaatgtACTCGCCTCTTCAATCCACTCCTCAGCTTGGCTGTTCTGATCTTGCATTTCCTCTCCTCAGAAAAGTAGCTTTGATTGAATACAAAACATCTAAATAAGTCAAAACTGTGTCACAAAATCACACCGTTTTTaggggtttttttttgggggggggttgcaaAAAAAACCATGCAAATACAATGTCGTCTGCTTCTTAAAaggtacccagacgtctttatGTGTTTAATTAGAAGCTCAATTGCGGCACCAGTCTAGTACTAGCAATTTAACATCGTCTATACCAGGGTGCACGAAGTATACTGTGTTTTGCTAACACGGGGACGAGTGAACTGCTCCGTACGTGACCCGTCGACAACCACGCACGTTTCAAAGGGATTTCAGATGCCTCGTACCCAAAACTACAGTTTGTTTAGTCAGCTGTCACATGTGACATCCATTACGCCTCAAGAGAAAGGATAGGGGTAATTCTTTCTCTCGACGAAGTACCTAGATATTCTACCTTCATGTTCATAGACATACACACCCAAGTCCTAAGGCTCTAAAAGCAAGATCACGGTCAGGTATGTTACATAGCTTTGTTTGTTACATTGCGCCGAGCTCGTATCAAAAAGGGGGTGCGGCGGACAGCGGGAGGCCATCCCATTTATTTATCAGACTCGCTCAAGTCAAAACAACATTGAACATACCATATGGAGCGTAGCCGTCCACCTTGCCAGGTGAGTGGTTCTGGGTCTGGTGAAGAACTGTGCTGTGCCGTAGCTCGTGTGTATGTCGTGCAACAACGACAACtgaacaaaaagtaccctggCTCTGGTCTTACTTTACAGGGTAAGGACTGAATAAATGATTAACTACACTAACTCTCCGCCAACTTAGAGACGTCTGTTTAAACCCCATCTCTTAACTAGTTTTAACTTGCTGGTGCTTGCAGGCAtggtgaacttaatcactattGTTGTATAGTCAGTTCTATGTCCATTGTGTTTCGTTTAATCCTCTGGATTAGTGCTACTTATGTGTGGGACAACATGCTTCCGAGCAACAGTAATcaagtttacttttgttgttCCTGACCCACATAAGTCGTTCTTTGTTGGTCTGTCCAGTTGTTTCCCTCAGTTGATTGACTCCCCATGCCTGCATGCTCCTCTTAAAttcgttccttttttttttgctcatctAGTTGCCCTCCTGTCATGTTCTGttctgggtttttatttttatatatatatatttttcttttttatatatatattgtgtgctttttgctggtttatttattgtattcgttattttttttgtgtggttCGTTGCTTTTCGTTTAATTTTTGATGTGCTTTCTGACGTACTTGTattgttgaggtcaaataaataataataataataatactaacttTTGTCGTCTCATTGTTCGTCTGTCATGTCTGTCAAGCATGTCAAGTCTCAAAAGTCTGTCTTCGTTTTGTGGTTcacttttttaatgttttgttgtctGCATACGACTCGTATTAAGAGACCGTTTTCTACAAGTTTCTACCGTCGGCTTACTACTAATTCTACCTCCTGTTCTTGTGTAGTACTACTTacttagacccagtaactggggcgctgtattcctttttcaaaattttgacattatctgtCATACTATTGACATTAtctgtcaaaatttcgaaaaaggaatacagcgccccagttactggatcTACTACTTTACTAGTAACGGCCTCATGCTTTGCTCCTCTCTTGAGTCTTGTAGTTTGTTCATTTTATTCCTAGTTAGTTGTTTGGTCGGGCATTCACTTAAGCTCGGAACAcctcttttattattaattaatatttatttattattgccaaactatattattaatttttaatagatgttaaatttgcatcagggataaagaatattaatttttggtttttacccatatacaccgatgtgtgtagcactgtatactcggtactttcccgagtcctgtgaaaaaaatcactaggcattttactcgggtgggattagaacccaggacctttgcaattctagagcattgtcataccaactagtctagtaaaaaccaaaaaattaatatattattaataaCACTATATATATATTGTATAAATTTTGTATACTTACATGGCTATGCGGTTTTGATTGTGTTACCTTTCGTATTCTTCTGAGATTCTCATATTGAATTATTTTCCAATATAAATTTATTATAAGTAAGAGTATGGTGTTGAATTGATGTTAaatttaagtattgtttgaagctttgcatgatgtggagaaataggaagataaatagtaaacttgcgggtacaaccctGATGTGTAAATCTtatttgtgtgagtgttggctctgaaaagttGATTAACTTTAATTTAAGATAAGATGGTCTGGATCATAGTCGgcaacaaaatacatttttctgAATCATGtgaattttttgagaaaacatgttGGTGTTCTGATTTATTATTTCTTTGCAGTTGTGGTACTAACTATCTTTTTTAGTGTACACCTAGACCCATTGTCTTCGGTCGAATAGTTGTTTGAGTTGACAATGCGATAATATGTTGGTAATTTGCTGTGATTTTCAGAACACCCAGCTACAAAAAAGgctcaaaattacaaaaagctTTAAAATCACtgactgaggtctcaaatttaattcaaacattttaatgagaaattacttctttctaaaaagctattaattcagagggagccgtttctcataatgttatatactatcgacagctttccattgctcgttacataccaagtaagtttttattcgaacaattattttgagtaattaccaatacagtgtacagtgccttttattattattatttttattatgactattattattattattgtcattacAGATAATTCCATAGCACAAGGTACCAAGAAACTTGACAACAATGCAGTCTTCCATGACCTGTGTAAGGCTGATGAAGCAGCACTCTTCAAGGCTACCAGCTCTTCTACGCTTGTCCCTAAGACCCGTTCATAGCCAGATTGGATCCAGACGAGACTACGCAAGCCTTCACCGCGATCAGGCATACATCGGGGGCGCTTGGGTGTCCGGCAGCGATAGAAAGACTTATCCGGTGATCAATCCAGCCAATGGGGATGAAATTGGACGCGTTCCTGACCTTGGGGTAGCCGAGACAGAGGATGCCATCAAGGCTGCGTATCGAGCATTCCAGGGCTGGCGAGAAACAAACGCTAAAGAGAGGAGTGACATCTGTAGAAAGATGTTCAATCTGATGATGACTAACCAGGAGGAGTTGGCTAAAATTATCACAGCTGAAAATGTAAGAAATCCAAATTCTTTAAAATCCATGTTTCAGTTTTTAagagtattatttttattgttaatatatttcatgatttttgctttgaaaccaaggatgcctcaaaaGTGAACTTCATCATTGTTTATGAGGAAacctttaaaggtagtggacacttttggtaattactcaaaataattattagcataaatcttactttgtaacaagtaatggggagctgttgatagcataaaacattgtgagaaacggttccctctgaagtaacatagttttttagaaagaagtaatgtctcacttaaatatttgtattgaatGTGAGACCTCAACTGAGGTCCGAATTCAATGATTCTGAAAGCagacttgtgcgacaaggtttttttcttccatattatctcgcaactttgacgaccaattgagttcaaattttcacaggtttgttattgtatgcatgtgttgagatacaccaagtgagaagactggtctttgacaataaccgaaAGTGTTCATTGCCATTCAGTTACATATAGCTGCTGTTTGTGTAGCTGACAAACTATGTCACTTTTAGACCAATCATATCACAGAAATTGAAAAGCTCCGTCACCAAGACCTACAAGACACTTAACCCCCTTTTGTTGGGACGTAATGCTGTTGGTCCCTTGTGTTGTGAAACGCATGTAACATAAAGGGAAGGGGgctcgccctggtgttcctggtttgattggcagcagaTTGAagcacagcaccttgtaaaacattacatagtactatgtaaaaggagtaccgtaattttcggattataaaccgcggtttatatgttgattttgacatttttttgaactcctgcggtttattctccgggcggcttgtaagccgacgtataaatatttaagagaaaaaacggcatttttaaaaagaaagatcgtttgtaaaatattctaaataatgttttttttttcttaaacgagaacaaaaacctgcCTGTGTGATGACAAAAACCTGTTGAAAATCCCACCACAATTGTATTCCATGTTTCCTTTGTAAAACCATGTAAAACGTTTATCAAGTGCCCTCAGCTTGCTAGCTCCCCCTCTCAGCGCAACTCGGGGTAGACTAGACTGGTGCCCGTCTATTTATCCTAGCGATCTCTACATGCTGACGTCAGACATTCAAGCTATACTCGTGTTTCAGCGAAATAGACTCGTCCCCTGTCTATTTTTCCCACGATCTTTATATACTGACGTCAGACATCCAGGCTACACTCGTGTCAGCCAGCGGTTTCTTCAGCTCAACCACGCACACCGCAACAGCAGAATGGTGAATGGACGTACGCAAAGAACTATGCCGCTCCGGGGGGATcaaacaaaacgttttcaaCCTGCCCTGATTGTTGAGTCCAGTAACATTGGGAATTTTATTTCCAGGTGGCGCAAATGCGAGggcgtagcgcaacccgtcggcgaacatcgctcaatacggtgccaccaacatctgttgtgcaatctcgagattgagcagcgcaattaacagattgctagctttacgaaCTCGCATGTGTGTACATATGTGCTTAATGTGCACGCTGCATGATACATTACTACATAcacacacgctacgtccgtccGCCCGTCCGTCGTTGCAATAATCTGTTGTGtggatcctcgttgtgggactACAATAAAAGGGAGGGAGAAACACCGGCCAACCACCCTACTTTAATTCCCTTATTGAAAGACCCATTTCAACCTTATTTCCCGTCTACTCCGatgtttaataaaaatgaatccCCTGTCCTTGTGATTACGCAAACAATAAGGTAGCgcattttgtttcattactaCCGCTATACGATAAAGGTGAGGGAAAAACTTTAGCTGTCCacattgttatttcttttataattattttataaaggaattttgcatgtttaaaaaatgttcctatatacattgtaaacagaaa
This window encodes:
- the LOC139954600 gene encoding general transcription factor 3C polypeptide 6-like, with amino-acid sequence MQDQNSQAEEWIEEEELVVVELSGIIDSDYLAKCRKSNLKVLGVETNEPVLQLGSYVFTGQHKNMLGTAVIFEKTSENEGQETAPSTGKQWKYKCHTDKRISMQRALVKSKHKVNESTKSSDNSEDMRPTETPQAPT